From Candoia aspera isolate rCanAsp1 chromosome 4, rCanAsp1.hap2, whole genome shotgun sequence, a single genomic window includes:
- the LOC134495331 gene encoding keratin, type I cytoskeletal 14-like: MSTTIRQYTSSSSCMKGPTCSFGGGSSQLSSVPLGGGYRTSSIHGRAGGISASSSRYVCGVGNALDGGYGGSSYYSSYGGGFGSGFGASLGGGFGGGSVASGNVLLTGGEKQTMQNLNDRLAAYLDKVRALEEANTSLEIKIKEWYQNQGPGPDRDYSSYFRTIEDLRSKILAAAVDNASVLLQIDNARLAADDFRTKFETEQALHMNVEGDINGLRRVLDELTLSRSDLEMQIENLKEELAYLKKNHEEEMSIFRKQVGGEITVEMDAAPGVDLTKILAEMREQYETLAEKNRRDAEQWFFSKTEELNREVATNTEQLQTSKTEIVELRRTIQGLEIDLQAQLSMKAALEGTLADTESRYGAQLAQIQTLITNVEQELAALRCDMERQNHEYKVLLDVKTRLEQEIATYRRLLEGEEAHITSQYNAATSGREVSKVSRQVRMVVEEIEDGKVVSSREQIKQSS, encoded by the exons ATGTCCACTACCATCAGGCAGTacacttcctcctcttcctgtaTGAAGGGGCCTACCTGCAGCTTTGGTGGGGGCTCTTCCCAGCTCTCCTCTGTCCCTCTGGGTGGGGGATACAGAACCTCAAGCATCCATGGCAGAGCTGGTGGCATCTCTGCCTCTTCCTCTCGCTATGTCTGTGGTGTCGGCAATGCCCTTGATGGTGGCTATGGAGGCAGCAGCTACTACAGTAGCTATGGTGGTGGCTTTGGCAGTGGCTTTGGTGCAAGTCTTGGGGGAGGCTTTGGTGGAGGCTCTGTGGCCAGTGGTAATGTCCTTTTGACTGGAGGTGAGAAGCAAACCATGCAGAACCTTAATGACCGCTTGGCTGCCTACCTAGACAAGGTGCGGGCATTAGAGGAAGCCAATACCAGTCTGGAAATTAAGATCAAGGAGTGGTACCAGAATCAGGGACCTGGTCCAGACCGTGACTACAGCTCTTATTTCAGAACGATTGAGGACCTGAGGAGCAAG aTTTTGGCAGCTGCCGTTGACAATGCTAGTGTTCTCCTTCAGATTGACAATGCACGCCTGGCTGCTGATGACTTCAGAACCAA GTTTGAAACAGAGCAAGCTTTGCATATGAATGTTGAAGGTGACATCAATGGACTGCGCAGAGTCTTAGATGAACTGACCCTGTCTAGGTCAGACCTGGAAATGCAGATTGAGAATTTGAAAGAAGAACTGGCATATCTCAAGAAGAACCATGAAGAG GAAATGAGTATTTTCCGAAAGCAGGTCGGTGGAGAAATAACTGTAGAAATGGATGCTGCTCCTGGTGTGGACTTAACCAAAATCCTGGCAGAGATGCGTGAACAGTATGAGACTTTGGCGGAGAAGAATCGCAGAGATGCTGAGCAGTGGTTCTTCAGCAAG acTGAAGAGCTAAATCGGGAAGTTGCCACCAATACTGAACAGCTGCAGACGAGCAAGACAGAGATCGTAGAACTGAGACGTACTATTCAAGGTTTAGAGATAGATCTGCAGGCTCAACTCAGCATG aaagcagCACTGGAAGGCACGTTGGCAGATACAGAATCTCGCTATGGTGCTCAGCTTGCTCAGATCCAGACTCTGATCACCAATGTGGAGCAGGAGCTGGCTGCCCTGAGATGTGACATGGAGCGCCAGAACCATGAGTACAAGGTCCTCCTTGATGTCAAGACACGCCTGGAACAGGAGATTGCCACCTACCGTCGCCTCTTGGAAGGAGAGGAAGCCCA CATCACATCCCAATACAATGCAGCTACATCTGGTAGAGAAG TGTCAAAAGTCTCTCGCCAAGTCCGCATGGTTGTTGAGGAGATTGAAGATGGGAAAGTGGTTTCTTCACGTGAGCAGATCAAACAGAGTTCCTAG
- the LOC134495335 gene encoding keratin, type I cytoskeletal 14-like isoform X2, producing MSTIIRHYTTTSSSSMKGPAGFSGENLVHLGRGCRAPSSHGGASGISVTTARCVPGLGNTLGGGYGGSSYCSSFAGGLGGGLGGGFSGSFGGGFTGGFVGRSGSDTFLVGGEKETMQNLNDRLATYLDKVRALEEANASLEVKIKEWYQKQGPGPDHDYSLHFRTIEDLRSKIVSATIENAGILLQIDNAKLTADDFKIKLETEQALRMSVESDINGLRSVLDDLTSTRIHLEKDLELLTEELLHLKRNHEEEMRLLRSQMGGEITVEMDAAPGVDLTKILAEMREQYENLVETNRRDAEQWFFSKTEELNREVAINTEQLQSGKSEVIELRRTFQGLEIDLQTQLSTKAALEGTLAEIESRYGAQLVQIQALIINVEEELATLRCDKECQNHEYKVLLDAKTCLEQEIATYRHLLEGEEAYNSSQYSSAIVNKEGKDLLEF from the exons ATGTCTACCATCATCAGGCACTATAccaccacttcctcctcctctatgAAGGGACCTGCAGGTTTCAGTGGGGAAAACCTGGTCCATCTTGGTAGAGGTTGCCGAGCCCCAAGCAGTCATGGTGGAGCTAGTGGTATTTCTGTCACCACTGCTCGCTGTGTCCCTGGGCTCGGAAACACCCTTGGTGGAGGCTATGGGGGCAGCAGCTACTGCAGCAGCTTTGCTGGTGGCCTGGGGGGAGGCCTTGGTGGGGGCTTTAGTGGAAGTTTTGGAGGGGGATTTACTGGTGGCTTTGTGGGTAGAAGTGGAAGTGATACCTTTTTGGTTGGGGGTGAGAAGGAAACCATGCAGAACCTCAATGACCGCCTGGCTACCTACCTGGACAAGGTGCGGGCATTGGAGGAAGCCAATGCCAGCCTGGAGGTCAAGATCAAGGAGTGGTACCAGAAGCAGGGACCTGGTCCTGACCACGACTACAGCCTCCATTTCAGGACTATTGAGGACCTGAGGAGCAAG ATTGTTTCTGCCACAATTGAGAATGCTGGTATCCTCTTACAGATTGATAATGCAAAGTTGACTGCTGATGATTTCAAAATCAA GCTTGAGACAGAACAGGCATTGCGCATGAGTGTTGAATCTGACATCAATGGCTTGCGCAGTGTTCTAGATGACCTAACCTCAACCAGAATTCACCTAGAAAAGGATCTTGAACTTCTCACTGAGGAGTTGCTTCACTTGAAGAGGAACCATGAAGAG GAAATGAGGCTTCTTCGAAGCCAAATGGGTGGAGAAATCACTGTGGAAATGGATGCTGCTCCTGGTGTGGACCTGACAAAGATCCTGGCAGAGATGCGTGAACAGTATGAGAACCTGGTGGAGACGAACCGCAGAGATGCTGAGCAGTGGTTCTTCAGCAAG ACTGAAGAGCTGAATCGAGAAGTTGCCATCAATACAGAGCAACTGCAGAGTGGCAAATCAGAAGTCATAGAACTGCGACGCACCTTCCAAGGCTTGGAGATAGACCTGCAAACCCAGCTTAGCACG AAAGCAGCACTGGAAGGGACTTTGGCAGAGATAGAATCTCGCTATGGTGCTCAGCTTGTCCAGATCCAGGCTCTGATCATCAATGTGGAAGAGGAGCTGGCCACCTTGAGATGTGATAAGGAGTGCCAGAACCATGAGTACAAGGTCCTCCTTGATGCCAAGACATGCCTGGAACAGGAGATTGCCACCTACCGTCATCTGCTGGAGGGAGAGGAAGCTTA tAATTCTTCCCAGTACTCATCAGCCATAGTTAACAAAGAGGGTAAGGATCTATTGGAATTTT GA
- the LOC134495335 gene encoding keratin, type I cytoskeletal 14-like isoform X1, translating into MSTIIRHYTTTSSSSMKGPAGFSGENLVHLGRGCRAPSSHGGASGISVTTARCVPGLGNTLGGGYGGSSYCSSFAGGLGGGLGGGFSGSFGGGFTGGFVGRSGSDTFLVGGEKETMQNLNDRLATYLDKVRALEEANASLEVKIKEWYQKQGPGPDHDYSLHFRTIEDLRSKIVSATIENAGILLQIDNAKLTADDFKIKLETEQALRMSVESDINGLRSVLDDLTSTRIHLEKDLELLTEELLHLKRNHEEEMRLLRSQMGGEITVEMDAAPGVDLTKILAEMREQYENLVETNRRDAEQWFFSKTEELNREVAINTEQLQSGKSEVIELRRTFQGLEIDLQTQLSTKAALEGTLAEIESRYGAQLVQIQALIINVEEELATLRCDKECQNHEYKVLLDAKTCLEQEIATYRHLLEGEEAYNSSQYSSAIVNKEGSTTTHQIRTIIEELKDGKVISSREQVHVSGN; encoded by the exons ATGTCTACCATCATCAGGCACTATAccaccacttcctcctcctctatgAAGGGACCTGCAGGTTTCAGTGGGGAAAACCTGGTCCATCTTGGTAGAGGTTGCCGAGCCCCAAGCAGTCATGGTGGAGCTAGTGGTATTTCTGTCACCACTGCTCGCTGTGTCCCTGGGCTCGGAAACACCCTTGGTGGAGGCTATGGGGGCAGCAGCTACTGCAGCAGCTTTGCTGGTGGCCTGGGGGGAGGCCTTGGTGGGGGCTTTAGTGGAAGTTTTGGAGGGGGATTTACTGGTGGCTTTGTGGGTAGAAGTGGAAGTGATACCTTTTTGGTTGGGGGTGAGAAGGAAACCATGCAGAACCTCAATGACCGCCTGGCTACCTACCTGGACAAGGTGCGGGCATTGGAGGAAGCCAATGCCAGCCTGGAGGTCAAGATCAAGGAGTGGTACCAGAAGCAGGGACCTGGTCCTGACCACGACTACAGCCTCCATTTCAGGACTATTGAGGACCTGAGGAGCAAG ATTGTTTCTGCCACAATTGAGAATGCTGGTATCCTCTTACAGATTGATAATGCAAAGTTGACTGCTGATGATTTCAAAATCAA GCTTGAGACAGAACAGGCATTGCGCATGAGTGTTGAATCTGACATCAATGGCTTGCGCAGTGTTCTAGATGACCTAACCTCAACCAGAATTCACCTAGAAAAGGATCTTGAACTTCTCACTGAGGAGTTGCTTCACTTGAAGAGGAACCATGAAGAG GAAATGAGGCTTCTTCGAAGCCAAATGGGTGGAGAAATCACTGTGGAAATGGATGCTGCTCCTGGTGTGGACCTGACAAAGATCCTGGCAGAGATGCGTGAACAGTATGAGAACCTGGTGGAGACGAACCGCAGAGATGCTGAGCAGTGGTTCTTCAGCAAG ACTGAAGAGCTGAATCGAGAAGTTGCCATCAATACAGAGCAACTGCAGAGTGGCAAATCAGAAGTCATAGAACTGCGACGCACCTTCCAAGGCTTGGAGATAGACCTGCAAACCCAGCTTAGCACG AAAGCAGCACTGGAAGGGACTTTGGCAGAGATAGAATCTCGCTATGGTGCTCAGCTTGTCCAGATCCAGGCTCTGATCATCAATGTGGAAGAGGAGCTGGCCACCTTGAGATGTGATAAGGAGTGCCAGAACCATGAGTACAAGGTCCTCCTTGATGCCAAGACATGCCTGGAACAGGAGATTGCCACCTACCGTCATCTGCTGGAGGGAGAGGAAGCTTA tAATTCTTCCCAGTACTCATCAGCCATAGTTAACAAAGAGG GATCCACAACCACCCATCAGATCCGCACAATTATTGAGGAGTTAAAAGATGGAAAAGTGATCTCGTCCCGTGAACAAGTTCATGTCTCTGGGAATTAA